TTTTTCCATGTAGATACCATCGTTCTTAAACGAAGCGCCGGCTTCCTGTTTTGCTGTATCGTAGTTGCGTTCTAATTCTTCTTCATTCCAAACAACACGCATTCCTTTACCACCACCGCCTGCTGTTGCTTTTAAAATAACGGGATAACCAACCTGTTTTGCAATTTCTTTTGCTTGTGCAGCACTTTCTAATAAACCACCACCACCGGGAACAACAGGCACACCTGCTTTGATCATGGTTTCTTTTGCTGTGATCTTATCACCCATTGAACGGATCTGATCTGGAGTTGGACCAATGAACTTAATTCCATTCTGTCCGCATATCTCAGCAAACTTTGCATTCTCTGCTAAAAAACCATAACCCGGGTGAATAGCATCTGCATTGGTAATCTCTGCTGCAGCAATAATGTTTGGTACGTTGAGGTAAGATTCCGCACCTGCAGGTTTACCAATACAAACTGCTTCATCAGCAAATTTTACATGTAAGCTTTCACGATCGGCCGTTGAATAAACAGCAACCGTTTTAATGCCCATTTCACGACAAGTGCGAATGATACGCAATGCAATCTCACCACGATTGGCAATTAATATCTTTTTAAACATGGAGACAATTTGAAGATTTGAAAATTGAATAATTTAAAAATGAACGGCAACCTGAAAATTGAAGATGCATTTGCATTTTCAATTTTTCAAATTAACTCATTTTCAAATCAGCTCGGATCTACCAGGAACAAAGGCTGATCGTATTCCACAGGCGATTGATCTTCTACCAGTATCTTCACGATCTTGCCCTTCACTTCACTTTCAATTTCATTGAAAAGTTTCATGGCTTCAATAATACACACCACTTTACCCGGTGTCACTTCCGATCCTACTTCTACAAATAAAGGTTTATCGGGTGAGGGTTTGCGGTAGAATGTACCGATCATCGGGCTCTTAATGGTGATGTACTTGCTGGTATCGTCAGCTTTAGTTGCAGCTGGTGGAGCTGCGGAACCAGCAGCGGGTAATGCAGCAGGTGCAGGAGCCGGAGCAAATGCTTGCTGAGGGGCTTGTTGAAACTGACCTGAAATAAGTGTTTGCTGAATGATTTCTTCTTTTTGTTTTATTGTAACCTTAAAGTCTTTTTCTTCGATGGTGAGTTCACTGAGGTTGGATTTGTTGACCAGTTTAATCAATTCCTGAATTTGCTTAAAATCCATGATCGTGAGGTTTAAAATGTTAAATAATAACGGGCGGCTAAGATAAGGGAATTAGATTCGAAATTTCCCAGTTTCATTAAAATTTGAGGTAAAATGAGTGATTTTCGGGCAAAAATGGCCAAAAATCAAACAAAAACGGGCAGTTTTAAAACTGCCCGTTTCGAATATGGTAATTAAAATCTTACTCCTTCACTCTCTCCACATAATCACCTGTTTTGGTGTTAATCCGGATCAACTCGCCTTCGTTTACAAAAAGCGGAACCATTACAGTAGCACCTGTTTCAATGGTTGCAGCTTTTAATGTACGGGTGGCGGTGTCACCTTTCATACCAGGTTCGCTATAAGTTACAAGCATCACAATTTTATCGGGCAATTCCACCGTCATCGGCAATTCGGTTTCGGTATTGAGAAGTACTGAAACTTCAGCTCCATCTTTTAAGAACTGGGGCGCATCGATCAAGGCTTCCTGAACAACGATCTGCTCAAACGTTTCATTGTTCATGAAGTTATAGCCTGTGTCATCTTTATAAAGGAACTGGAAATCTTTACGTTCAACACGCACGGGATAAATGGTTTCACCACTGTTCCAGGTTATTTCTACAGAGCGTGCATTGTCTACGCCTTTCAGCTTTGCCCACACTTTGGCTGCAGCACGGGCAGTCTTGTTTTCGCCAAATTCCACAATCTTGTATAAGCTGCCGTCAACTTTAATAATCATACCACGGCTGATGTCGGAAGTAGTTGCCATAAAAACGCTTTGAATAGTAATTTAAGGCTGCAAATATAAGGCAACTGCCTTCAAATTACCGATAGGTTTTTCAGCACGGCGGCAACTCCTGAAACTGTCAAAGAATATGGTTAACAACCCTTGCAGTATCTTGCATACATGAAGAACTTCTTTTTACTGCTGATCGGCTTTTTTATGGTTGGTTGTATGTATGCAGCAAACGATACTATTCCGGCGCATCTGAAAAATCTGAAACTTCCCGATTTCAAATTGCTGTTGCCTGATAGTGCTACTAATTTTTACACGGAGCAGTTGAATTCTAAAAAGACAACCATTCTCATCAGTTTCAGCCCCGAGTGCGACCATTGTAAGCAACAAACAAAAGAGATCATAGAAAACATCAAAGAGTTTAAAGATGTGCAGATCGTAATGGCCACTACTCTGCCGTTTGAAATGATGAAGGCTTTTCATGCAGAATATAAGATCGGTTCATTTAAGAATATTATCATGGGTCGGGATGTGTTGTATTTTTTCCCGAAGTATTTCCTGAATCATTACCTGCCGCTGGTTGCCATCTATAATAAAAAAGGAGAATTACTGCATTATGCCGATGGAGGTTTGCTCACATCTGAACTCATCCGTTTGGTGAAAGAATAAAAAAGCGAATCACTTTTGAAAATGATTCGCCTCTTTGATAATAAGGTTGAATGATTGCGGGTTAACGTATCAGCATTTTTCTTTTTCTTTCTGACCAGGTAATGCCAAAAAGTTAAACGTTGTTGTTTTAGTTTTTGTTTTGATGATGATCACTCCATTCTTGCCTTTTGTTCCATAAAGCTTTTCTGCACTTTCTCCTTTTAATACATTGATGCTTTCAATATTTTCAGGATCCATCTTTCCAACTTCTTCATACTTTGTTTCTTTCCCATCAACAATGTAAAGAATGTCTTCAGCATTTGTACCATTTCCAAATCCAATACCAATGTTTGGTTTTTTAGTTGTGGTAGTTGTAGAACCAGTTGCATAACCAACAACCCGTTCTTCTTTTAGTGTAGCAGTAGGAGAAGTTAATTTTACTGTTCCTGTAACTGGTTTGCCCTCAACAGTTGTAGCTGTTTTTGTTCCATAACCCACAACTGTTACTTCTTTTAAAGGTGATGTAGGTGAGGTCGCACTTAGTTTACCCGGAACACTTACTGTAGCCGGACTCCCAGCTGTTGTTGCAACTGAAACTTTTACCGGAACATCTGGTGCCGGTGGTGGAGGGGGTGGAATTTTGCCATACTTCTTTTCGTAAACAGCTTCATTCTTGTCCCAATCGGTAAGTTTTAATGCTTCAACAATGTTCTTCTTTTTATCTTTTACAATAACAATACACTCGCCCATGTTGTCGGCAATCGTAACGTAATATCCTTTATCATTAATCGTTACAAATTCATGTGTTGGCGTTGTAGGAGCTACTACAATTTCAACAGGTACATCAGGCACTGTAGTTGTTACGTTATATTTTTTTTGTACTGCTTCACGTTGTTCTTTAATATCAAGATCGTACGTTTCAACTGTTCCATCTTTCAAACGGATCTGAATGGTCTTTTTCCCATTATCCTTTTTTACATCAACTGACTCAATATCGTTTGATTTAATTACAACCGGAGGTGCAGGTGGAGCTGGCGCAAGTTTATCAAGCTTACCATATTTCTTCTCAAAGGCAGCTTTTTCTTTTTCATCGTTCAGGTTATAGGTTTCAGTAGTACCATTCTTCAAAGTAATGGTGATCGTTTTCTGTCCATTGTTTTTATTTACGTTGACGTTTTCAATGTCGTTTGCAGGAACAGTATCGTTCAGCAAAACATTTTGTTGTGCATAATCGTTACGTTCGTCTTTTTGCCTTACTTCTCTGAAGGCAAGCAACAGCACTGCAACAAGCGGCAGCACAAATAAGAAACGGATGATCTGCACCCGAGCAGATTTGATTTGATTCATCATGATGATTCGGTTTTTAAGTGATGAGAAATTAAAATTCGGCGCAATACTGTAATTGGTGTTACCAACAACTTTCAACAACAGGTATTGGTATTGTTTTTTATCAACCCCATCCTGCAATACTTTTTCGTCGGCAATAAATTCAAGGTTCTGGCGAATAGATTTACGAATGAACCATGCTGCAGGATGAAACCACAACAGCATACATAATAATTCTGCCAGCAGAATATCAATACTGTGTTTCTGTTTGATGTGAACAAACTCGTGACGGATGATCTCCTGTAATTCAGTTTCGGTATGCAACTTGCGATTGATATAAATTCCATTGTTAAATGAGAAGGGAACGATTTGCGCATTCACATCAAACAATTTTACATCGCCTTCATTGAGTAATGTTGCATTTGTTTTAATACGATGCAAACTGAATAGCTGAATCAGTATCCTGATACCCATGATCAACATACCTGTTACAAGTATGGCTATTGAAACAGTCCATTGGTTCCATTCAAAACCCGGGCTGCTGAGTTGAAGATTATAGACAGGTACAAGTTGTACAAACTGTGCTTCATCCAATTCATGCCTGAAAAGGAAATCAGTAATATTCATGAAAGGTATAACGAAGCATAGCAGGCTATAACCAACAAGGTACCAGCGGTTCCAGTTATAAAATGTCAGGCGTCGTAATACCAATTGGTAAAACAGGTACACAACCGCAAGTGCGATGGATACTTTCAGCAGATATTCAATAAGAAAAGGCATCTTGATTTGAAAATTTGAAAATTTGAAAATTGAACATCAGCAACTAATCACTGATCATTCATTACTCATCACTTCTTCCCTTCAATCATCTCCACAATTTCTTTCAACTCTTTTGGCGATAGTTTTTTTTGCTCCACAAAAAAGTTCACCAGTTCTTTGTAAGAGTTTTCGAAGTACTCCTTTACAAATCCATTCATAAATTTCTTTTTATACTCTTCTTCTGTAATAGCCGGTTTATATAAATAGGCATTACCAACCAGCCTGCTGGTAAGGTATCCTTTCTTCTCAAGATTTTTAATAGTAGACGCAAGCGTAGTATAAGGAATATCAATATCCAGGTTATCGAGAAAGGATTTCACATTTCCTTCGCCATTGCGCCAAACCGCCTGCATGGCTTCCTCTTCCTGCTGTGTGAGTTTTTCGAGCATATCTACGAATTTTTCGTAAAGCTACGGTTTTTTCGTAGACCTCCAAATTTATTTTCAACTGTTTTGTTAACTGATTGACAAAACAAGGCCGGCCAAATAATTGACCGGCCTTGCTTAAATTCTCACCGTATCCAAACTTTCACAACAACTGATCAATATCAGTAATGGCAAGGTTGGAAACAGCCTTCTTATTTTTCACACATTTCTTTCAGGTTACGTAACCCGTCTTCAAATTGTGCATTGAGTTGTTTAGTGATTGACGGACCCATCAACCGTGCAACAGGAAAAGGAAATGCACCGCTGTTGCGCCATACAACTTTTGTTCCTCCATCTACTTCGGTAAAATCCCATGCATCAATTGCCTGCGATTTAAATGGTTTTAAAAATACCAGATCGAAATTGATGGCTTTGCTTGGTACGGTTGAACGAACAGTTAAACTACCCTCGCCCACTTTTTTCCCGTTCCAGTAATACTTATGTCCCACGTGCATGGGCTCACCGGTAATGGTTGTTTGCGCATCGGGGTCAGTTTTTGCCCAAGGATTCCAATCACGGTAATGATGAAGATCAGCAATTTTGTTATACACTTCTGCCGTTGGCCTGCTAATGACCGTTGATTTTTCAACAAGGTATTTACCGGGCAATACAGCTGCAACCAGTAAAACAAGAGCAATGATGCCCAGGATAACATAGACAATGATCATATTGGGTTGTTTTTGGTTTTATTAAAGATAGTAATTCCTGTTTTGACATTTCGCCGTTCCTCCAATACCTTTGCCGCATTAAAAATTTTTCATTCTTAATTTAAATTGATTGATCCATGAAAGTTACTGTTGTAGGTGCTGGTGCCGTGGGTGCAACCTGTGCTGATAATATTGCCCGTAAAGAATTGTGCTCTGAACTTGTGTTGCTTGATATCAAAGAAGGCGTTGCTGAAGGTAAGGCCCAGGATATGATGCAAACTGCTACCCTGCTTGGTTTTGATACCAAGATCGTGGGCAGCACGAACGATTACAGCAAAACCGCAAACAGTGACGTAGTAGTGATCACTTCAGGTTTACCACGTAAGCCCGGCATGACACGTGAAGAATTGATTGGTGTAAATGCAGGCATTGTA
The DNA window shown above is from Lacibacter sp. H375 and carries:
- the efp gene encoding elongation factor P, whose translation is MATTSDISRGMIIKVDGSLYKIVEFGENKTARAAAKVWAKLKGVDNARSVEITWNSGETIYPVRVERKDFQFLYKDDTGYNFMNNETFEQIVVQEALIDAPQFLKDGAEVSVLLNTETELPMTVELPDKIVMLVTYSEPGMKGDTATRTLKAATIETGATVMVPLFVNEGELIRINTKTGDYVERVKE
- a CDS encoding M56 family metallopeptidase, which codes for MPFLIEYLLKVSIALAVVYLFYQLVLRRLTFYNWNRWYLVGYSLLCFVIPFMNITDFLFRHELDEAQFVQLVPVYNLQLSSPGFEWNQWTVSIAILVTGMLIMGIRILIQLFSLHRIKTNATLLNEGDVKLFDVNAQIVPFSFNNGIYINRKLHTETELQEIIRHEFVHIKQKHSIDILLAELLCMLLWFHPAAWFIRKSIRQNLEFIADEKVLQDGVDKKQYQYLLLKVVGNTNYSIAPNFNFSSLKNRIIMMNQIKSARVQIIRFLFVLPLVAVLLLAFREVRQKDERNDYAQQNVLLNDTVPANDIENVNVNKNNGQKTITITLKNGTTETYNLNDEKEKAAFEKKYGKLDKLAPAPPAPPVVIKSNDIESVDVKKDNGKKTIQIRLKDGTVETYDLDIKEQREAVQKKYNVTTTVPDVPVEIVVAPTTPTHEFVTINDKGYYVTIADNMGECIVIVKDKKKNIVEALKLTDWDKNEAVYEKKYGKIPPPPPPAPDVPVKVSVATTAGSPATVSVPGKLSATSPTSPLKEVTVVGYGTKTATTVEGKPVTGTVKLTSPTATLKEERVVGYATGSTTTTTKKPNIGIGFGNGTNAEDILYIVDGKETKYEEVGKMDPENIESINVLKGESAEKLYGTKGKNGVIIIKTKTKTTTFNFLALPGQKEKEKC
- a CDS encoding SRPBCC family protein — its product is MIIVYVILGIIALVLLVAAVLPGKYLVEKSTVISRPTAEVYNKIADLHHYRDWNPWAKTDPDAQTTITGEPMHVGHKYYWNGKKVGEGSLTVRSTVPSKAINFDLVFLKPFKSQAIDAWDFTEVDGGTKVVWRNSGAFPFPVARLMGPSITKQLNAQFEDGLRNLKEMCEK
- the accB gene encoding acetyl-CoA carboxylase biotin carboxyl carrier protein is translated as MDFKQIQELIKLVNKSNLSELTIEEKDFKVTIKQKEEIIQQTLISGQFQQAPQQAFAPAPAPAALPAAGSAAPPAATKADDTSKYITIKSPMIGTFYRKPSPDKPLFVEVGSEVTPGKVVCIIEAMKLFNEIESEVKGKIVKILVEDQSPVEYDQPLFLVDPS
- a CDS encoding BlaI/MecI/CopY family transcriptional regulator gives rise to the protein MLEKLTQQEEEAMQAVWRNGEGNVKSFLDNLDIDIPYTTLASTIKNLEKKGYLTSRLVGNAYLYKPAITEEEYKKKFMNGFVKEYFENSYKELVNFFVEQKKLSPKELKEIVEMIEGKK
- a CDS encoding TlpA family protein disulfide reductase, which encodes MKNFFLLLIGFFMVGCMYAANDTIPAHLKNLKLPDFKLLLPDSATNFYTEQLNSKKTTILISFSPECDHCKQQTKEIIENIKEFKDVQIVMATTLPFEMMKAFHAEYKIGSFKNIIMGRDVLYFFPKYFLNHYLPLVAIYNKKGELLHYADGGLLTSELIRLVKE